TTTCTCCTTTTTGGGAGTTGGCTCAGCCTCCTTTTTTTCTTCTTTTTTCTCCTCTTTCTTTACTTCGGCCTTCTTTACTTCATTGGCCTCTTTTTTTGCCTCTGTGGCCTTTGCTTTTTTCTTAGGAGCTTTTACCGGCTCATCGTCTTCTTCACCTATGACGGTAGCGGTTGTCTTTGAGGTTTCCTTTATCTCTTCCTCTTCTTCGGCAGCAGCTTGCTTCTCGCTTTTTCGTTCAGCAAGACCTTCTGCGACAGCACTGGTAACTTGCTCTAAAATAATTTCGATTGATTTACCGGCATCATCGTTTGAAGGAATCACGAAATCGATGGGCCTGGGATCGGAATTGGTGTCGACCATCGCAAAAATAGGGATGTTCAACTTTTGGGCCTCCTTCACCGCAATGTGCTCCCGCATAGTGTCCACAATGAAGATAGCCCCGGGCAATCGGGTCATATCGGCAATCGAGCCCAAGTTTTTTTCCAATTTGGCACGAAGGCGTTCCACTTGAAGACGTTCTTTTTTAGAAAGGGTGTTAAATGTGCCGTCTTTTTTCATCCTGTCGATAGACGACATTTTTTTGACCGCTTTTCTGATAGTGACAAAGTTGGTCAGCATACCACCGGGCCATCTTTCTGTGATGTAGGGCATGTTTACCTTTGATACCTTGTCGGCCACTATGTCTTTTGCTTGCTTCTTGGTGGCTACAAAAAGGATTTTCCTTCCTGACGCAGCAATTTTCTTAAGGGCCTCTTTGGCCTCTTCGAGCTTAGCTGCGGTTTTGTAAAGATTGATAACGTGAATTCCGTTGCGCTCCATGTAGATATAAGGAGCCATGTTCGGATTCCATTTACGTGTCAGGTGCCCAAAATGCACCCCTGCTTCCAATAAGTCTTTGACTTCTACTTTGTTTGCCATTTTTGTAATTAGTTTACGTTCCGTTGAGATAGCAATGCCGAGGTGGTCTCCGCTTTTGGCGGATCGCCCTTGGCATTTAGATGCTAAACTAAATTCCAAAGAAGTTCTTCAGTTCTTTGGAACAACGACAACTTGGGTTAAAATT
This portion of the Flagellimonas lutaonensis genome encodes:
- the rpsB gene encoding 30S ribosomal protein S2 encodes the protein MANKVEVKDLLEAGVHFGHLTRKWNPNMAPYIYMERNGIHVINLYKTAAKLEEAKEALKKIAASGRKILFVATKKQAKDIVADKVSKVNMPYITERWPGGMLTNFVTIRKAVKKMSSIDRMKKDGTFNTLSKKERLQVERLRAKLEKNLGSIADMTRLPGAIFIVDTMREHIAVKEAQKLNIPIFAMVDTNSDPRPIDFVIPSNDDAGKSIEIILEQVTSAVAEGLAERKSEKQAAAEEEEEIKETSKTTATVIGEEDDEPVKAPKKKAKATEAKKEANEVKKAEVKKEEKKEEKKEAEPTPKKEKKAEEKKAEKADDLTKVEGVGPKAAEALANAGLATYADLAKAKPEKIKEVLTEASSRMAHLDPTSWPKQAKMAADGKWDELKEWQDKAKGGVE